One segment of Paraburkholderia bonniea DNA contains the following:
- the flhF gene encoding flagellar biosynthesis protein FlhF, with amino-acid sequence MNIRKFVGATSRDALRLVREALGADAVVLSNRTRDDGSVEIVALADSDLAALTPPAAARVTTSAAVAAGTATATTTTSTTPATVAAARPNPYASEMPDVFSSMFGASVEVSDEVASSGSTVPSQAPAPVAQRAPEQGSASHSAQPSRTQAETNFWRGEYSAASSAREGAQAVVTAQTSEPLPPTFGKSAASMSPADATRKGLGTPGPRVSATATTTVTAATTAAHATPAWAREAAQSAARRAAQHLAAEELRREPPPAVTATASTTTTTTASTASTPPQGLHPNAAAAVSEAIKTRMEQVVNDTVMHELASMREMMETHFAGLQWAERQRRSPVHAALARQLFAAGFSAQLVRKLVDKLPAVDHQDAALAWVRSVLETNLPVMADEEALLERGGVFALMGPTGAGKTTTTAKLAARCVMRFGASKVALLTTDSYRIGGHEQLRIYGRILGVSVHAVKDTADLQLALAELRNKHIVLIDTIGMSQRDRLVSEQIAMLCNAGQRVQRLLLLNATSHGDTLNEVVQAYQSQSTGDSEPLAGCILTKLDEATHLGSALDTVMRYRLPVHYVSTGQKVPENLYVATSPFLIKSAFCIPREHSPFAPDDDDLPMLLSDPAARAGSGLHEVRFG; translated from the coding sequence TTGAACATTCGTAAATTTGTCGGGGCGACGAGCCGCGACGCTTTGCGCCTCGTGCGCGAGGCCCTGGGTGCCGATGCCGTGGTGCTGTCGAACCGGACTCGTGACGATGGCTCGGTCGAGATCGTCGCGCTGGCCGACAGCGATCTGGCCGCGCTGACGCCCCCCGCCGCAGCGCGGGTGACAACTTCTGCCGCTGTTGCTGCTGGCACCGCCACCGCCACCACCACCACTTCCACTACTCCCGCCACCGTTGCCGCTGCGCGCCCGAACCCCTACGCCAGTGAAATGCCTGACGTGTTCTCGTCGATGTTTGGCGCGAGCGTCGAGGTGAGCGATGAAGTCGCTTCGTCTGGCAGCACCGTGCCGTCCCAGGCACCGGCACCGGTTGCCCAGCGTGCGCCGGAACAAGGCAGCGCATCGCATTCCGCCCAACCCTCCCGCACACAAGCTGAAACGAATTTCTGGCGCGGCGAATACAGCGCAGCAAGTTCTGCCCGCGAAGGGGCTCAAGCGGTTGTTACGGCGCAAACGTCAGAGCCACTACCCCCCACTTTCGGCAAAAGCGCCGCTTCGATGAGCCCGGCTGATGCGACGCGCAAAGGCCTTGGCACACCAGGCCCGCGTGTGAGTGCCACCGCCACCACCACGGTTACTGCTGCCACCACCGCCGCGCATGCAACTCCGGCCTGGGCGCGTGAGGCGGCGCAAAGCGCTGCGCGCCGCGCCGCGCAACATCTGGCCGCCGAAGAGCTACGCCGCGAGCCGCCACCTGCCGTTACTGCTACCGCATCCACCACCACCACCACCACCGCATCCACCGCATCCACCCCACCCCAAGGCCTGCATCCGAACGCCGCTGCTGCGGTTAGCGAAGCGATCAAGACGCGCATGGAGCAGGTGGTCAACGACACGGTGATGCACGAACTCGCGTCAATGCGCGAAATGATGGAAACGCATTTCGCTGGTCTGCAATGGGCGGAACGCCAACGCCGCAGCCCGGTGCATGCCGCGCTGGCGCGCCAGCTCTTTGCCGCCGGATTTTCTGCGCAGCTCGTGCGCAAACTGGTGGACAAGCTGCCTGCTGTCGATCATCAGGATGCCGCGCTGGCCTGGGTGCGCTCCGTGCTCGAAACCAATCTGCCGGTGATGGCCGATGAAGAAGCGCTGCTGGAGCGCGGCGGGGTGTTCGCGCTGATGGGCCCGACAGGTGCAGGCAAGACCACCACCACGGCCAAGCTCGCGGCGCGCTGCGTGATGCGCTTTGGCGCTAGCAAGGTGGCGCTGCTGACGACCGATAGTTACCGCATCGGCGGCCATGAGCAGTTACGTATTTACGGCCGGATTCTGGGTGTTTCGGTGCATGCAGTGAAAGACACGGCTGATTTGCAACTGGCGCTTGCCGAGCTGCGCAACAAGCACATCGTGCTGATCGACACGATTGGCATGAGCCAGCGTGACCGGCTGGTGTCGGAGCAGATTGCGATGCTGTGCAACGCTGGGCAGCGCGTGCAGCGGCTATTGCTGCTGAACGCGACGAGCCATGGCGACACCCTCAACGAAGTCGTGCAGGCCTATCAGAGTCAGAGCACCGGAGACAGCGAGCCGCTCGCGGGCTGCATTTTGACCAAGCTCGATGAAGCCACGCATCTTGGCAGCGCGCTCGATACGGTGATGCGTTATCGCTTGCCAGTGCATTACGTTTCGACTGGACAGAAGGTTCCAGAGAACCTGTATGTCGCTACCAGTCCTTTCCTGATCAAGAGTGCGTTTTGCATTCCGCGTGAGCATTCGCCGTTTGCGCCAGATGATGACGATCTGCCGATGCTGCTATCTGATCCTGCTGCGCGCGCTGGGTCTGGCTTGCACGAGGTTCGCTTTGGATAA
- a CDS encoding MinD/ParA family ATP-binding protein, with the protein MDKFVADQAEGLRRLLARQQTRVLAVTGAAPGAGSTSTVVNLAAALAQQGKEVLVLDESVAGISVSAMLGGLRGVAQAAAVVRGEIPLEQAVARHALGFALLAAPRHSLAASIDIALLSGNADIVLIDAQLGAHGTLSDLALQAHDVMLVTRVGAVAITETYACLKRLHYVHALAQFRLLANQVPRERDAQTAFDNLAGVAGRYLGITLEDAGHIPADAQMGRALTLSRCLVDAFPSTAAARALCQLAAALPHWPQRHALAAPAVEASASAVSVNAPPPLAQSFARHA; encoded by the coding sequence TTGGATAAATTCGTCGCCGATCAGGCCGAGGGCTTGCGCCGTTTGCTGGCGCGCCAGCAAACGCGCGTGCTCGCGGTGACCGGCGCGGCCCCCGGCGCTGGCAGCACCAGCACCGTGGTGAATCTGGCAGCGGCGCTTGCGCAGCAGGGCAAGGAAGTGCTGGTGCTCGATGAGAGTGTTGCTGGGATTTCGGTCAGCGCGATGCTGGGCGGGCTGCGTGGTGTGGCGCAGGCGGCTGCAGTGGTGCGCGGCGAGATTCCACTGGAGCAGGCCGTGGCGCGTCACGCGCTGGGCTTTGCGCTACTCGCGGCACCACGTCATTCGCTCGCGGCGTCGATAGATATCGCGCTGCTGAGCGGCAACGCCGATATCGTGCTGATCGACGCTCAACTGGGGGCGCACGGCACGTTGTCGGATCTGGCGTTGCAAGCGCATGACGTGATGCTGGTGACGCGTGTCGGCGCGGTGGCGATCACCGAAACCTACGCTTGCCTGAAACGTTTGCATTACGTGCACGCGCTGGCGCAGTTCCGCTTGCTGGCCAACCAGGTGCCGCGTGAGCGCGACGCGCAAACCGCTTTCGACAATCTCGCTGGGGTGGCCGGACGCTACCTTGGCATCACGCTTGAAGATGCCGGTCATATTCCGGCTGATGCGCAAATGGGGCGTGCACTCACGCTGTCGCGTTGCCTTGTCGATGCATTTCCTTCGACTGCGGCGGCGCGTGCGTTGTGCCAGCTTGCCGCTGCGTTACCGCACTGGCCGCAGCGCCATGCATTAGCGGCACCTGCAGTGGAGGCATCGGCCAGCGCGGTGAGCGTGAACGCGCCGCCGCCTCTCGCGCAGTCTTTTGCGCGGCACGCCTGA